One Doryrhamphus excisus isolate RoL2022-K1 chromosome 17, RoL_Dexc_1.0, whole genome shotgun sequence genomic region harbors:
- the nr2f5 gene encoding nuclear receptor subfamily 2 group F member 5 isoform X1 has protein sequence MAMVVNQWPESISADPGSQLQICGQDPGGAPGTPNGSTPGNDALSGDKLPNVDCMVCGDKSSGKHYGQFTCEGCKSFFKRSVRRNLSYTCRGNRDCPIDQHHRNQCQYCRLKKCLKVGMRREAVQRGRTSNSQSSPGQYLSNGGDPYNSQPYLSGFISLLLRAEPYPTSRYGAQCMQGNNLMGIENICELAARLLFSAVEWAKNIPFFPDLQLMDQVSARAGIPKTVCYVLYCVKGQDNENLYRSFGNGNGNGNSKGNGNGNGNGNSKGNGNGNGNGNSKGNGNGNGNGNSKGNGNGNSKGNGNDNGNGNGNSKGNGNGNGNSKGNGNGNGNSNGNGNGNGNSKGNGNDNGNGNGNSKGNGNGNGNSKGNGNGNGNSKGNGNDNGNGNGNGNSNGNGNGNSKGNGNGNSKGNGNGNSKGNGNDNGNGNSKGNGNSKGNGNGNSKGNGNGNGNSNGNGNSKGNGNGNDNGNGNGNSKGNGNGNSKGNGNGNSKGNGNGNGNGNSKGNGNSKGNGKGNGNGNSKGNGKGNGNGNSKGNGKGNGNGNGNSKGNGNSKGNGKGNGNGKKLK, from the exons ATGGCAATGGTAGTAAACCAGTGGCCAGAGAGCATTTCCGCAGACCCGGGCTCGCAGCTCCAGATTTGCGGCCAGGATCCCGGAGGCGCGCCGGGGACTCCCAACGGCTCGACGCCGGGCAACGACGCTCTCTCCGGGGACAAGCTGCCCAACGTGGACTGCATGGTGTGCGGGGACAAGTCCAGCGGGAAGCACTACGGTCAGTTCACCTGCGAGGGATGCAAGAGCTTCTTCAAGCGCTCCGTGAGGCGGAACCTCAGCTACACCTGCCGGGGGAACCGGGACTGCCCCATCGACCAGCACCACCGGAACCAGTGTCAGTACTGCCGCCTGAAGAAGTGCCTCAAAGTCGGCATGAGGAGAGAAG CCGTCCAACGAGGACGCACGTCCAACTCCCAGAGCAGCCCAGGTCAGTACCTGAGCAACGGCGGCGACCCGTACAACAGCCAGCCATACCTGTCCGGATTCATCTCTCTGCTGCTACGCGCCGAGCCGTACCCCACGTCGCGGTACGGCGCCCAGTGCATGCAGGGAAACAATCTGATGGGCATCGAGAACATCTGCGAGCTGGCCGCCAGGCTGCTCTTCAGCGCCGTGGAGTGGGCCAAGAACATCCCGTTCTTCCCCGACCTGCAGCTCATGGATCAGGTGAGCGCCCGTGCTGGGATAccaaaaactgtttgttacgttttatattgtgtaaaagGACAAGACAATGAAAACTTATACAGaagttttggtaatggtaatgggaatgggaatagtaaaggtaatggtaatgggaatgggaatgggaatagtaaaggtaatggtaatggtaatgggaatgggaatagtaaaggtaatggtaatgggaatgggaatgggaatagtaaaggtaatggtaatgggaatagtaaaggtaatggtaatgataatggtaatggtaatgggaatagtaaaggtaatgggaatgggaatgggaatagtaaaggtaatgggaatggtaatgggaatagtaatggtaatgggaatgggaatgggaatagtaaaggtaatggtaatgataatggtaatgggaatgggaatagtaaaggtaatggtaatggtaatgggaatagtaaaggtaatggtaatggtaatgggaatagtaaaggtaatggtaatgataatggtaatgggaatgggaatgggaatagtaatggtaatgggaatgggaatagtaaaggtaatggtaatgggaatagtaaaggtaatggtaatgggaatagtaaaggtaatggtaatgataatggtaatgggaatagtaaaggtaatggtaatagtaaaggtaatgggaatgggaatagtaaaggtaatgggaatggtaatgggaatagtaatggtaatgggaatagtaaaggtaatggtaatggtaatgataatggtaatgggaatgggaatagtaaaggtaatggtaatgggaatagtaaaggtaatgggaatgggaatagtaaaggtaatgggaatgggaatggtaatgggaatagtaaaggtaatggtaatagtaaaggtaatggtaaaggtaatgggaatgggaatagtaaaggtaatggtaaaggtaatggtaatgggaatagtaaaggtaatggtaaaggtaatggtaatggtaatgggaatagtaaaggtaatggtaatagtaaaggtaatggtaaaggtaatggtaatggtaaaaaactaaaataa